In one Winogradskyella sp. MH6 genomic region, the following are encoded:
- a CDS encoding NupC/NupG family nucleoside CNT transporter — translation MNHFFKALIAIFIGVSSITAQELEKTWQFTTIENTQTGEALSISDSDILKFRDGDFDYKLLSKDSLKASGHYTFQNNLLVFYYNTPKDTIRKYKVREFTDSTLVFTEKLTTYSFKSLESKSTAIASAITGENTENTIKPSQGFSFNSLWRGILGMFTLIVIAFLFSSNRKAINWKTVGIGLAFQLLIAIGVLRVGFVKTIFESIGSVFVSVLDFTREGSKFLFEGLVVDMDTFGFIFAFQVLPTILFFSALTSVLFYLGIIQRVVKGFGWLLTKLLKISGAESLSVAGNIFLGQTEAPLLIKAYLEKMNKSEILLVMIGGMATVAGAVLAAYIGFLGGDDPAMRLLYAKHLLAASVMAAPGAIVISKILYPQTEDINTDVKVSQEKIGANLLDAIANGTTEGLRLAVNVGAMLLVFVAFIAMINGILGWAGDVTSLNTWMAANTPYQSFSLEAILGTIFAPLMWLIGVAKEDMMMMGQLLGIKLAASEFVGYIQLADLKDVANATHLNYNKSVIMATYMLCGFANFASIGIQIGGIGSLAPGQRKQLSKFGMKALIGGTIASLISATIAGMIIG, via the coding sequence ATGAATCATTTTTTCAAAGCCCTTATTGCTATATTTATTGGAGTTTCATCAATTACAGCACAAGAGCTAGAAAAAACATGGCAGTTCACCACAATTGAAAACACCCAAACAGGTGAAGCATTATCCATTTCAGATTCTGATATATTAAAATTTAGGGATGGTGATTTTGATTACAAACTACTAAGCAAAGATAGCCTTAAAGCTTCTGGTCATTATACATTTCAAAATAATCTTTTGGTCTTTTATTACAACACACCAAAAGACACTATCAGAAAATATAAGGTTCGTGAGTTTACAGATTCAACACTTGTTTTTACTGAAAAACTAACAACATATAGTTTCAAATCTTTAGAATCTAAAAGTACTGCTATAGCTTCCGCCATAACAGGTGAAAATACAGAAAACACAATTAAACCAAGTCAAGGTTTTTCCTTTAATAGTTTATGGCGAGGTATTTTAGGTATGTTTACTCTAATTGTTATTGCTTTTCTGTTTAGTAGCAACCGAAAAGCTATAAACTGGAAAACTGTAGGAATTGGTTTAGCTTTTCAGTTACTTATCGCTATTGGTGTACTAAGGGTTGGATTTGTAAAAACTATTTTTGAAAGTATCGGAAGTGTTTTTGTAAGCGTCTTAGATTTTACAAGAGAAGGTAGTAAGTTTTTGTTTGAAGGTTTGGTTGTGGACATGGACACCTTTGGTTTCATTTTCGCATTTCAGGTATTACCAACGATTTTATTCTTTTCTGCATTAACATCTGTCTTATTCTATCTAGGTATTATCCAAAGAGTGGTTAAAGGCTTTGGTTGGTTATTAACTAAACTTCTAAAGATATCTGGAGCGGAAAGTCTAAGTGTTGCCGGAAATATTTTCTTAGGACAAACCGAAGCTCCGTTGTTAATTAAGGCTTATTTAGAGAAAATGAATAAGTCCGAAATTCTTTTAGTCATGATTGGCGGAATGGCCACTGTAGCTGGTGCTGTATTAGCAGCTTATATTGGCTTTTTAGGTGGTGACGATCCTGCTATGCGATTATTATATGCAAAACATTTGTTAGCAGCGTCAGTTATGGCAGCACCAGGTGCTATTGTCATTTCAAAAATATTATACCCACAAACAGAAGACATCAATACAGATGTTAAAGTCTCTCAAGAAAAAATCGGTGCTAACCTTTTAGATGCCATTGCTAACGGAACTACAGAAGGCTTAAGACTAGCCGTAAACGTTGGAGCAATGTTATTAGTGTTTGTAGCTTTTATTGCAATGATTAACGGTATTCTCGGTTGGGCTGGCGATGTTACTTCATTAAATACATGGATGGCTGCAAATACACCTTACCAAAGCTTTTCTTTAGAAGCTATACTGGGAACTATTTTTGCTCCTTTAATGTGGCTTATTGGTGTGGCTAAAGAAGATATGATGATGATGGGTCAGCTTTTAGGAATTAAATTGGCTGCAAGCGAATTTGTTGGCTATATACAACTTGCTGACTTAAAAGATGTCGCCAATGCCACACATTTAAACTATAACAAGTCTGTAATTATGGCAACTTATATGCTATGCGGATTTGCTAATTTTGCTTCTATCGGAATTCAAATTGGTGGTATTGGATCTTTAGCTCCAGGACAAAGAAAGCAGTTATCTAAATTTGGTATGAAAGCCTTAATTGGAGGTACAATAGCTTCTTTAATATCTGCTACCATTGCTGGAATGATAATAGGGTAA
- a CDS encoding bifunctional nuclease family protein: protein MSLVRLNIKGISYSQTQNGAYALILNEVDGDRKLPIVIGAFEAQSIAIALEKEIRPPRPLTHDLFKNFADRFDIVVKQVIIHKLVDGVFYSSLICERDKIEEIIDARTSDAIALALRFQAPIFTYKNILDKAGIYLKVNPKKEDEEQDSILVDDFIAEEIENAVADQEGYKDKSLEELNSLLEEAVNNEDYEKAAKIRDEISKR, encoded by the coding sequence ATGAGTTTAGTTCGTTTAAATATAAAAGGTATTTCCTACAGCCAAACACAAAATGGCGCGTATGCCTTAATACTTAATGAAGTTGATGGTGACAGAAAACTTCCTATTGTTATTGGTGCTTTTGAAGCGCAATCTATTGCTATTGCACTAGAGAAAGAAATTCGTCCACCAAGACCTTTAACTCACGATTTATTCAAAAATTTTGCCGACAGATTTGATATTGTTGTGAAACAAGTCATTATTCACAAATTAGTTGATGGTGTCTTCTACTCTAGTCTTATTTGTGAGCGCGATAAAATTGAAGAAATCATTGATGCCAGAACCAGTGATGCCATTGCATTAGCATTACGTTTTCAGGCACCAATCTTTACTTACAAAAACATTTTAGACAAAGCAGGTATATACCTTAAAGTAAATCCTAAAAAAGAGGATGAAGAACAAGATAGCATACTTGTCGATGATTTTATAGCTGAAGAAATAGAAAATGCAGTTGCCGACCAAGAAGGTTATAAAGACAAATCTTTAGAAGAATTGAATAGCCTTTTAGAAGAAGCCGTAAATAATGAAGATTATGAAAAGGCTGCAAAAATAAGAGACGAAATTTCTAAGCGCTAA
- a CDS encoding electron transfer flavoprotein subunit alpha/FixB family protein — translation MSVLVYTESENGKFKKAALEVVSYAKAVADQMGTTVTAVAINADNSDSLGAYGASKVLSVKDESLNKFNAKKYAAVIEQAAKNESTKVVVLSSSADSKYLAPLLAVGLDAGYVSNVVEAPSSTSPFTVKRTAFTNKAFANTEINTDVKIVGLSNNSFGIIEAGGSASVEDFSPSIPDSGVSVESVDKATDKVSIADAEIVVSGGRGLKGPENWGMIEELADVLGAATACSKPVSDLGWRPHSEHVGQTGKPVASNLYIAVGISGAIQHLAGINASKVKVVINTDPEAPFFKAADYGVVGDAFEVVPTLIEKLKAFKAQNA, via the coding sequence ATGTCAGTTTTAGTATATACAGAATCAGAAAACGGAAAATTTAAAAAAGCAGCTTTAGAAGTCGTTTCTTACGCAAAAGCTGTTGCAGACCAAATGGGCACAACAGTAACTGCTGTTGCCATTAATGCAGACAATAGTGATAGTCTAGGCGCTTATGGTGCTTCTAAAGTATTGTCTGTAAAAGATGAAAGTCTAAATAAATTTAACGCTAAAAAATACGCAGCTGTTATAGAGCAAGCTGCTAAAAATGAAAGTACAAAAGTTGTTGTTTTAAGTTCTAGTGCAGACAGTAAATACTTAGCACCCTTATTAGCTGTAGGTTTAGATGCAGGATATGTTTCTAATGTAGTAGAAGCACCATCTAGCACTTCTCCTTTTACAGTGAAACGAACTGCTTTTACAAACAAAGCTTTTGCTAATACAGAAATAAATACAGATGTAAAAATCGTTGGTTTATCTAACAATTCTTTCGGAATTATTGAAGCTGGTGGTAGTGCTTCTGTTGAAGATTTCTCACCTTCAATACCAGACTCTGGTGTTAGCGTAGAGTCTGTAGACAAAGCAACAGACAAAGTAAGTATTGCAGATGCAGAAATAGTAGTATCTGGTGGTAGAGGATTAAAAGGTCCAGAAAATTGGGGAATGATAGAAGAGTTAGCAGATGTTTTAGGTGCTGCAACTGCATGTTCTAAGCCTGTATCTGACCTTGGTTGGAGACCTCATAGCGAGCATGTTGGGCAAACAGGTAAGCCTGTTGCGTCTAACCTATACATTGCTGTTGGTATCTCTGGTGCAATTCAGCATTTAGCAGGTATTAATGCTTCTAAAGTAAAAGTTGTTATTAACACAGATCCTGAAGCTCCTTTCTTTAAAGCAGCTGACTATGGAGTTGTTGGTGATGCGTTTGAAGTAGTACCAACATTAATAGAAAAACTAAAAGCTTTTAAAGCTCAAAACGCATAA
- a CDS encoding electron transfer flavoprotein subunit beta/FixA family protein: MKILVCISHVPDTTSKINFTDGDTKFDTNGVQFVINPNDEFGLTRAMWFKEKQGASVDVINVGGAETEPTLRKALAIGADTAIRVNTEATDGFSVAKQLAKVVKDGGYDLVIAGRESIDYNGGMVPGMLAAMTDANFVANCIGLEVDGTNAKAVREIDGGKETVSTSLPLVIAGQKGIVEESDLRIPNMRGIMMARKKPLNVVEPVATNSETTTASFEKPAPKGAVKLVDADNIDELVNLLHNEAKVI; encoded by the coding sequence ATGAAGATTTTAGTATGTATCAGCCACGTACCTGATACGACTTCCAAAATTAACTTTACAGATGGCGACACTAAGTTTGACACTAATGGTGTACAATTTGTAATTAATCCTAATGACGAGTTTGGTTTAACCAGAGCAATGTGGTTTAAAGAAAAGCAAGGTGCAAGCGTAGATGTTATCAACGTAGGTGGTGCAGAAACTGAGCCAACATTAAGAAAAGCATTGGCTATTGGTGCCGATACTGCTATAAGAGTTAACACAGAAGCTACTGATGGTTTTTCTGTTGCAAAACAATTAGCAAAAGTGGTTAAAGATGGTGGTTACGACTTAGTTATAGCAGGAAGAGAGTCTATTGATTATAATGGCGGAATGGTTCCTGGTATGTTAGCAGCAATGACAGACGCTAACTTTGTAGCTAACTGTATAGGATTAGAAGTTGATGGTACTAATGCAAAAGCTGTAAGAGAAATTGATGGTGGTAAAGAAACTGTAAGTACTTCACTTCCTTTAGTTATTGCAGGACAAAAAGGTATTGTTGAAGAAAGTGATCTTCGTATCCCAAATATGAGAGGTATTATGATGGCTCGTAAAAAACCGTTAAATGTTGTTGAGCCTGTAGCTACTAATTCAGAAACTACAACTGCTAGTTTCGAAAAACCTGCACCTAAAGGTGCGGTTAAGTTAGTCGATGCCGATAATATCGATGAGTTAGTAAATTTACTTCACAACGAAGCTAAAGTCATTTAA
- a CDS encoding pyruvate dehydrogenase complex E1 component subunit beta, translating to MKTIQFREAIAEAMSEEMRRDESIYLMGEEVAEYNGAYKASKGMLDEFGPKRVIDTPIAELGFAGVAIGSTMTGNRPIVEYMTFNFSLVGIDQIINNAAKIRQMSGGQFKCPIVFRGPTASAGQLAATHSQAFESWFANTPGLKVVVPSNPYDAKGLLKSAIRDDDPVIFMESEQMYGDKGEVPEGEYTIPLGVADIKREGTDVTIVSFGKIIKEAFKAADELEKEGISCEVIDLRTVRPMDRKTVVESVKKTNRLVVVEEAWPFGNVATEITYLVQSEAFDYLDAPVVKINTADTPAPYSPVLLEEWLPNSDDVVKAVKKVMYK from the coding sequence ATGAAGACAATTCAATTTAGAGAAGCTATCGCTGAAGCCATGAGCGAAGAAATGCGTAGAGATGAAAGCATTTATCTTATGGGTGAAGAAGTTGCAGAATACAATGGTGCTTATAAAGCATCAAAAGGGATGTTAGATGAATTTGGACCAAAGCGCGTTATAGATACACCTATTGCAGAACTTGGTTTTGCTGGTGTGGCAATTGGTTCTACAATGACTGGTAACCGTCCTATTGTAGAGTATATGACGTTTAATTTCTCTTTGGTTGGTATTGATCAAATTATTAACAACGCTGCAAAAATTAGACAAATGTCTGGCGGACAATTTAAATGCCCAATTGTATTTAGAGGTCCAACAGCATCTGCAGGTCAGTTAGCAGCAACACACTCCCAAGCTTTTGAGAGTTGGTTTGCTAATACACCAGGTCTTAAGGTGGTTGTGCCATCTAATCCTTATGATGCAAAAGGACTTTTAAAATCTGCAATTAGAGATGACGATCCGGTAATTTTTATGGAAAGTGAGCAGATGTATGGAGATAAAGGTGAAGTACCAGAAGGTGAATACACAATTCCATTAGGTGTTGCTGATATTAAGAGAGAAGGAACAGATGTTACTATAGTATCTTTTGGAAAGATTATAAAAGAGGCTTTTAAAGCAGCGGACGAATTAGAAAAAGAAGGTATCTCTTGTGAGGTTATAGATTTAAGAACTGTACGTCCTATGGACAGAAAAACAGTTGTAGAATCTGTAAAGAAGACTAATAGACTTGTTGTGGTGGAAGAAGCTTGGCCTTTTGGTAATGTAGCAACAGAAATTACATACTTAGTACAATCTGAAGCGTTTGATTATTTAGATGCTCCAGTTGTAAAAATTAATACTGCAGATACACCTGCGCCATATTCACCAGTACTTTTAGAAGAGTGGTTGCCTAATAGCGATGACGTTGTAAAAGCGGTGAAAAAAGTAATGTATAAATAA
- a CDS encoding DUF5686 and carboxypeptidase-like regulatory domain-containing protein, translated as MKLKLFFALFIIGLTSALSQTKVSGYVYDVNDEPIPFANVVFKGSTEGTITNEDGRFYLESDETWDALMVSFVGYEVLEFPLTKKVNYDLRFILKEEAESLKEVVVVSGKQSKKASENPAIRILKKIWERKRQNGLSQFKQYEYDQYEKVEFDLNTIDSALIKSKLFKGMEFVFEEVDTSSVTGKTYLPIFLNESVKKVYGDNERNEKREDLVGNKNSGFSNNQVIIDFIDDLYSDYNIYDNYLKFFDKSFVSPLSRTGIQTYNYVLSDSAYIDNKWCYNIIYYPRRKNELTFKGDFWVNDSTYAIKEINLQASKSANINWVKEIYIEQEFEVLNDSVFLIKRDYFLSDFALNKKEKSRGVYGKRTTLYDNYQFNQPKDEKFYDKVVYTYDADIYNREDDFWEKNRLEALNKDEKGVYKMLDTLKTVKKFKRLYNLGSILASGYVEFPSINFDYGPIFSTFGFNEVEGLRLRTGGRTYFGPNDLWRLEGFLAYGFRDDKFKYGISGKWLLDKRSRLTIFGGNRRDIEQIGASLTSSTDVLGRSLASSAVFTAGSNDKLTNINLTNLGFSIEPLRNFEVRLDGSFRTLSSASPTFSLDYNNPESSTGISSEIKQFESRLALSYFPKREMTGFGVERKEKNDNFARLFAQVTRGDRNWFDSDFDYTKVQFSYIQPWQVGGFGRLVTSIEAGKTFGEVPLGLLSVVPGNQTYFSIYNTFSQLDFYEFVTDTYTSVHFEHNFNGRLFSRIPFLKKYNLRAIVGLRGVWGELSDENIALSTTGNPVEFPLLAPDTRMYYEYSFGVANIFKILRIDFNFRGNYLDNPDARRFGVTGSFGFYF; from the coding sequence ATGAAGTTAAAACTATTCTTTGCCCTTTTTATTATTGGCTTAACCTCAGCTTTGTCTCAAACAAAAGTTAGTGGTTACGTTTATGATGTAAACGATGAGCCAATTCCTTTTGCAAACGTAGTTTTTAAAGGTTCTACCGAAGGTACTATTACAAACGAAGACGGACGATTTTATTTAGAGTCTGACGAGACTTGGGATGCTTTAATGGTTTCTTTTGTTGGTTATGAAGTTTTAGAATTTCCACTTACTAAAAAAGTAAACTACGACTTAAGATTTATACTAAAAGAAGAAGCAGAGTCATTAAAAGAGGTTGTTGTAGTTAGTGGCAAGCAATCAAAAAAAGCTTCAGAAAATCCTGCTATACGTATTCTAAAAAAGATTTGGGAGCGTAAAAGACAAAACGGACTCAGCCAGTTTAAACAATACGAGTACGACCAATACGAAAAAGTAGAGTTTGACCTTAATACCATAGATAGTGCGCTAATAAAAAGTAAACTGTTTAAGGGTATGGAGTTTGTTTTTGAAGAAGTTGATACCTCCTCAGTAACAGGTAAAACGTATTTGCCAATTTTCCTGAATGAGTCTGTAAAAAAGGTTTACGGCGATAATGAAAGAAATGAAAAGCGAGAGGATTTAGTAGGAAATAAAAACTCAGGATTTAGTAACAATCAGGTTATTATAGATTTTATAGATGACTTATATTCAGACTATAATATTTACGATAACTATTTAAAATTCTTTGATAAGAGTTTTGTAAGTCCGTTGAGTCGTACAGGTATTCAAACCTATAACTATGTACTTTCAGATAGTGCATACATAGATAATAAATGGTGTTATAATATCATTTACTACCCAAGACGAAAAAATGAATTGACCTTTAAAGGAGACTTTTGGGTTAATGATTCAACTTATGCAATCAAAGAAATAAATCTTCAGGCCTCTAAAAGTGCCAATATCAACTGGGTAAAAGAAATTTATATAGAGCAGGAATTTGAAGTTTTAAATGATTCGGTTTTTCTTATAAAACGCGATTATTTTCTTTCGGATTTTGCCCTAAATAAAAAAGAAAAATCGAGAGGTGTTTACGGTAAACGTACTACGTTGTATGATAATTATCAATTCAATCAGCCAAAGGATGAAAAATTCTATGATAAGGTAGTTTATACTTATGATGCTGATATTTATAATAGAGAAGACGATTTTTGGGAAAAGAATAGGTTAGAGGCTTTAAACAAAGACGAAAAGGGTGTTTACAAAATGTTAGACACTTTAAAAACTGTAAAAAAATTCAAGCGTCTTTATAATCTCGGAAGTATACTCGCCTCAGGATATGTAGAATTCCCGAGTATAAATTTTGATTACGGTCCAATTTTTTCAACATTCGGTTTTAATGAAGTTGAAGGATTGCGTCTTAGAACAGGTGGACGAACCTATTTTGGTCCAAACGATTTATGGAGGCTAGAAGGTTTCTTAGCTTATGGCTTTAGAGATGATAAATTCAAATATGGTATTTCTGGTAAGTGGTTGTTAGATAAACGGAGCCGATTAACCATTTTTGGTGGTAATAGGCGAGATATAGAGCAGATTGGCGCAAGTCTAACAAGTTCTACTGACGTTTTGGGTAGAAGCTTAGCCTCTAGTGCAGTTTTTACAGCAGGTTCAAACGATAAATTAACCAATATTAATTTGACCAATTTAGGGTTTTCAATTGAACCACTTCGGAATTTTGAAGTGCGTTTAGACGGAAGTTTTAGAACCTTAAGTTCAGCATCACCAACCTTCAGTTTAGATTATAACAATCCTGAATCTTCAACAGGAATTTCATCAGAGATTAAACAGTTTGAAAGCAGGTTGGCTTTATCCTATTTTCCAAAGCGTGAAATGACAGGCTTTGGTGTAGAACGAAAAGAGAAGAACGATAATTTTGCCAGACTTTTTGCTCAGGTTACACGTGGGGATCGCAATTGGTTTGATAGTGATTTTGATTATACCAAAGTACAGTTTTCTTATATCCAACCATGGCAAGTAGGTGGTTTTGGGCGTTTAGTGACGTCGATTGAAGCTGGTAAAACATTTGGTGAAGTACCACTAGGTTTGCTAAGTGTGGTTCCTGGTAACCAAACCTATTTCTCAATATACAATACATTCTCACAACTCGATTTTTATGAGTTTGTTACAGATACATATACTTCTGTTCATTTTGAACACAATTTTAATGGTCGCCTTTTTTCTCGAATCCCATTTTTAAAGAAATATAATCTTAGAGCAATTGTTGGTCTGCGAGGTGTTTGGGGAGAACTGTCTGATGAAAACATAGCTTTAAGTACTACAGGAAATCCAGTTGAATTTCCACTTTTAGCACCAGATACACGCATGTATTATGAGTATAGTTTTGGTGTGGCTAATATTTTCAAGATTCTAAGAATAGATTTCAACTTTAGAGGTAATTATTTAGACAATCCAGATGCCAGACGTTTTGGAGTTACAGGTAGTTTTGGCTTTTATTTCTAA
- a CDS encoding inorganic diphosphatase, which produces MTDSTQLTFDVLIEIPKGSRNKYEYDFALNKIRFDRMLFSSMMYPGDYGFVPETLALDSDPLDVLVLGTEPTFPMVVMEVRPIGVFHMTDEKGPDEKIICVPVSDPIWSNNHDISDLNPHRLKEIEHFFQVYKDLEEKKVDVGGWGNAEEAIKIYQECVKRYDESEHKKKRTFTI; this is translated from the coding sequence ATGACAGATTCAACCCAATTAACCTTCGATGTTTTAATAGAAATCCCTAAAGGGAGCCGTAATAAATATGAATACGATTTTGCATTAAACAAAATTAGATTCGATAGAATGCTTTTTTCGTCAATGATGTATCCTGGTGACTATGGTTTTGTGCCAGAAACTTTAGCTTTAGATAGCGACCCATTAGATGTTTTGGTTTTAGGAACAGAGCCTACATTTCCAATGGTAGTAATGGAGGTAAGACCTATAGGAGTTTTTCATATGACAGATGAAAAGGGACCAGATGAGAAAATAATTTGTGTGCCAGTTTCGGATCCAATTTGGAGTAACAATCATGACATTAGTGATTTAAATCCGCACAGGCTAAAAGAGATAGAACACTTTTTTCAAGTTTACAAGGATTTAGAGGAAAAGAAAGTAGATGTAGGTGGATGGGGAAATGCCGAAGAAGCTATAAAAATATACCAAGAGTGTGTAAAGCGTTATGATGAAAGTGAACATAAGAAAAAGCGAACTTTCACTATTTAG
- a CDS encoding sodium-translocating pyrophosphatase: MESNIIYVPMALAIVGLLFMFVKMSWVKKQPAGDEKMQSISKSIKEGALAFLAAEYRLLLVFVVMAAVALGVVSYLVPTTHWIIIVAFVFGAVFSGLAGNIGMRIATDANARTAEAAKTSLPHALKVSFGGGTVMGLGVAGLAVLGISLFFFIFLKMFVTGENSFYDEMTVALEALAGFSLGAECIALFARVGGGIYTKAADVGADLVGKVEAGIPEDDPRNPATIADNVGDNVGDVAGMGADLFGSYVATVLAAMVLGNYVIRDMSTGAPFTDAFNNMGPILLPLVIAGVGVLASILGTFLVRISSNDAKESVVQKALDTGNWVSIGITWVASWFLIRWMLPMTMEMNFFGEGLKTIPSRHVFYAATIGLAVGALISMVTAYYTSLGKTPVLKIVKNSSTGAATNIISGLAVGMKSTFLSVILFAVAIWSAYVLAGFYGVALAASAMMATTAMQLAIDAFGPIADNAGGVAEMSELEPHVRERTDILDSVGNTTAAVGKGFAIASAALTALALFAAYVTFTGIDGINIFKAPVLAALFIGGMIPVIFSALAMESVGKAAGQMVEEVRRQFREIPGIMEGTGTPEYGKCVDISTKAALKEMIIPGLITIVTPVVMGIGTALVNDDFLLGAEVLGGYMAGVCVSGVMWAIFQNNAGGAWDNAKKSFEAGVEINGKTFYKHKDDNPSPPHQAAVTGDTVGDPFKDTSGPSMNILIKLTCLVGLVIAPILGGHSSEEGLANNEKEVSIEMTIESKDMAKATVNYSTIKDGEKVSEVIVFEGTEAEVKKELEAFEATVKSEAKNVEKIIEEVNITKE; encoded by the coding sequence ATGGAATCAAACATAATTTATGTACCGATGGCATTAGCAATTGTAGGATTGCTTTTTATGTTCGTTAAAATGTCTTGGGTAAAAAAGCAACCTGCAGGCGATGAAAAAATGCAAAGTATTTCTAAATCAATTAAAGAAGGTGCTCTAGCATTTTTGGCAGCAGAATATCGATTATTACTAGTATTTGTAGTAATGGCAGCTGTGGCATTAGGGGTTGTATCATATTTAGTACCAACCACGCATTGGATCATTATTGTTGCTTTTGTTTTTGGAGCAGTATTTTCTGGTTTAGCCGGAAATATTGGTATGCGAATAGCAACTGATGCAAACGCTAGAACAGCTGAGGCTGCAAAAACAAGTTTGCCACATGCTTTAAAAGTGTCTTTTGGTGGTGGAACTGTAATGGGGCTTGGTGTAGCTGGACTTGCTGTTTTAGGTATTAGCTTGTTCTTTTTTATTTTCCTTAAAATGTTTGTAACCGGAGAAAACAGTTTTTATGATGAAATGACAGTTGCTCTTGAAGCTTTGGCTGGATTCTCATTAGGTGCTGAGTGTATAGCATTATTCGCAAGAGTAGGTGGAGGAATCTATACCAAAGCTGCTGATGTAGGAGCTGATTTAGTTGGTAAAGTAGAAGCAGGTATACCAGAGGATGATCCACGTAATCCAGCAACTATTGCAGATAACGTTGGGGATAATGTTGGTGATGTTGCAGGTATGGGAGCCGATTTATTTGGGTCTTATGTTGCTACGGTTTTAGCAGCTATGGTACTTGGTAACTACGTGATAAGAGATATGTCTACAGGAGCGCCATTTACTGATGCTTTTAATAATATGGGACCAATCCTTTTACCTTTAGTTATTGCAGGTGTAGGTGTTTTAGCTTCTATTTTAGGAACATTCTTAGTGCGTATTTCTAGTAATGACGCTAAAGAATCTGTGGTTCAAAAAGCTTTAGATACAGGTAACTGGGTTTCTATTGGAATTACTTGGGTAGCTTCATGGTTTTTAATCCGTTGGATGTTACCAATGACTATGGAAATGAACTTTTTTGGAGAAGGTTTAAAGACAATTCCTTCTAGACATGTATTTTATGCTGCTACTATAGGTTTGGCTGTTGGAGCTTTAATTTCTATGGTTACTGCATACTACACAAGTTTGGGTAAAACACCAGTTTTAAAAATTGTTAAAAATTCATCTACAGGCGCAGCTACTAATATTATATCAGGTTTAGCTGTTGGTATGAAATCTACATTTTTATCTGTAATTCTTTTTGCTGTAGCAATTTGGAGTGCTTATGTATTGGCAGGATTCTATGGAGTAGCTTTAGCTGCTTCAGCAATGATGGCTACTACAGCAATGCAGTTGGCTATTGATGCATTTGGTCCAATCGCTGATAATGCAGGTGGTGTAGCAGAAATGAGTGAATTAGAGCCGCATGTTCGTGAGCGTACAGATATTTTAGATTCAGTAGGTAATACAACAGCAGCAGTAGGTAAAGGATTTGCTATTGCTTCTGCAGCTTTAACAGCGTTAGCTTTATTTGCTGCGTATGTAACTTTTACTGGTATTGATGGGATTAACATTTTTAAAGCACCTGTGTTAGCGGCATTGTTTATCGGTGGAATGATTCCTGTAATTTTCTCAGCACTTGCAATGGAGTCTGTTGGTAAAGCAGCAGGTCAGATGGTAGAGGAAGTTAGAAGACAGTTTAGAGAAATACCTGGGATTATGGAAGGAACAGGTACTCCTGAATATGGAAAATGTGTAGATATTTCAACTAAAGCAGCATTAAAAGAAATGATAATACCTGGTCTTATCACTATAGTAACTCCAGTAGTAATGGGAATAGGTACAGCGCTAGTAAACGATGATTTTTTACTTGGTGCAGAAGTACTAGGTGGTTATATGGCAGGAGTTTGTGTTTCTGGTGTAATGTGGGCTATCTTTCAAAATAATGCTGGTGGAGCTTGGGACAACGCTAAAAAATCATTTGAAGCAGGTGTTGAAATTAATGGGAAAACATTTTACAAGCACAAAGATGATAACCCATCACCTCCGCATCAAGCAGCAGTAACAGGTGATACTGTTGGTGATCCTTTTAAAGATACTTCGGGTCCTTCTATGAACATTTTAATTAAATTAACGTGTTTGGTAGGTTTGGTTATAGCACCAATTTTAGGTGGTCACTCTTCTGAAGAAGGTTTGGCTAATAATGAAAAAGAAGTCTCAATAGAAATGACTATTGAGTCTAAAGACATGGCAAAAGCTACAGTAAACTACTCTACTATTAAAGATGGTGAAAAGGTTTCTGAGGTTATTGTTTTTGAAGGCACTGAGGCAGAAGTGAAAAAAGAATTAGAAGCTTTTGAAGCTACTGTTAAAAGTGAAGCTAAAAACGTCGAAAAAATTATCGAAGAGGTAAATATTACTAAGGAATAA